A window of Salmo trutta chromosome 31, fSalTru1.1, whole genome shotgun sequence contains these coding sequences:
- the LOC115170108 gene encoding sterile alpha motif domain-containing protein 7: MTPREQLRKMSAMGEQGALDEKHWYRLVNGMSAGELRQRQEMMMRNQMTMTPQILAQGQQRLQGVPTQFEPRFMERELAPPSEMVSSEVRQMHMGGHLGPPMPPHPGIPGRGFPGASYSFMPSEPMETVARRQELIHKQNIARMEMNAILHQKEMENAHQKGLMGMEAPMMYQSNAMAFRGRQRLPDGHDVFVHRTTLEEMQANSLLMSSSPYPPISTLQRERSRRAGRRATNPKSAESHASGPKGQSEDKSVEQSPGGASGEEKEAEGKMDMGGEAASKQHQTKMDAQLSAGTRKSYKEEEQGLRKACINSQDGCPDVTNCNSGASDKDMPGQCSAFQYPSASGPIPGMPYIFPHGHPNLFLNGEDMSSIQDLRKWTVDDVYNFINNIPSCSEYAQTFKDHMIDGETLPLLTEDHLLDTMGLKLGPALKIRSQVSRRLGSMFYMMNVPLAAAAAALQAAPEKAGGGRSSEISSPVNCNSVEMMGSPCTRDPEGLKPTDSLPETDNPSPPSASSGTA; this comes from the exons aTGACCCCGAGGGAGCAGCTGAGAAAGATGTCAGCGATGGGGGAGCAGGGGGCTCTGGATGAGAAACACTGGTACCGCCTGGTCAACGGCATGTCTGCTGGAG AGCTACGTCAGCGGCAGGAGATGATGATGAGGAACCAGATGACCATGACTCCTCAGATCCTGGCCCAGGGACAGCAGAGGCTACAGGGGGTGCCCACCCAGTTTGAGCCCCGTTTCATGGAAAGAGAGCTAGCTCCTCCCTCTGAGATGGTATCTTCTGAGGTCAGGCAGATGCACATGGGGGGTCACCTCGGTCCGCCCATGCCCCCACACCCTGGTATACCTGGCAGGGGCTTCCCTGGAGCTAGCTATAGCTTCATGCCCTCAGAGCCCATGGAGACAGTTGCCCGGCGACAGGAGCTCATCCACAAGCAGAACATCGCCAG GATGGAGATGAATGCCATCCTCCACCAGAAGGAGATGGAGAACGCCCATCAGAAGGGTCTGATGGGTATGGAGGCGCCCATGATGTACCAGTCCAATGCCATGGCGTTCCGAGGGCGCCAACGCCTCCCAGACGGCCACGATGTCTTCGTCCACCGCACCACCCTGGAGGAAATGCAGGCCAACAGCCTCCTGATGTCCTCCAGCCCCTATCCACCAATCAGCACGTTGCAGAGGGAGAGGAGCCGCAGGGCCGGTCGCAGGGCAACTAATCCCAAGAGCGCAGAGAGCCATGCGTCGGGCCCAAAGGGCCAATCGGAAGACAAGAGCGTGGAGCAGAGTCCTGGCGGTGcctcgggagaggagaaagaggcgGAGGGGAAAATGGACATGGGAGGGGAGGCGGCCAGCAAACAACATCAAACCAAAATGGACGCACAGCTCTCGGCGGGCACCAGGAAGAGCTAcaaggaggaggagcagggccTGCGCAAGGCCTGCATAAACAGTCAAGATGGCTGCCCTGACGTTACCAACTGTAACAGTGGCGCCAGCGACAAAGACATGCCTGGCCAATGCTCTGCGTTCCAGTATCCCTCCGCCAGTGGACCTATCCCAGGCATGCCTTACATTTTCCCTCATG GGCACCCCAATCTCTTTCTCAACGGAGAAGATATGTCCTCTATCCAGGACCTTAGGAAGTGGACAGTGGACGACGTGTACAACTTCATCAACAACATACCCAGCTGCTCTGAATATGCTCAG ACGTTCAAGGACCACATGATAGATGGGGAAACATTGCCGCTCCTGACAGAAGACCATCTACTGGACACCATGGGACTGAAGCTGGGCCCTGCACTCAAGATACGATCACAG GTGTCTCGACGGCTAGGCAGCATGTTTTATATGATGAACGTCCCGCTCGCCGCCGCCGCCGCCGCTCTGCAGGCCGCCCCTGAGAAGGCAGGAGGAGGCCGATCGTCAGAGATCAGCTCCCCTGTTAACTGTAACAGTGTGGAGATGATGGGCAGCCCGTGCACCAGAGACCCAGAGGGCCTGAAACCAACCGACTCCCTCCCAGAAACTGACAACCCCTCTCCCCCTTCGGCCAGCAGTGGAACTGCCTGA
- the LOC115170109 gene encoding apolipoprotein D: MQALQVLSLTLLSILTANAQTLRPGKCPQPPVQANFDAARYLGKWYEIKKLPAVFQKGECTTATYSLESPGVVGVLNRELLADNTVSAITGYAKAKDPSEPAKLEVTFFEDSPPGNYWVLSTDYEGHSVVYGCTDILGTFHADFAWILSRESTLSEEKLEELDKVFTSNGIDIDVMTVTNQSQELCADMPLWA, from the exons ATGCAGGCTCTACAggttctctctctgactctgctgTCTATTCTGACCGCTAACGCCCAAACCTTACGCCCTGGAAAATGCCCCCAACCTCCAGTCCAAGCTAACTTCGACGCCGCCAGG TATCTGGGCAAGTGGTACGAGATCAAGAAGCTCCCTGCCGTCTTCCAGAAGGGCGAGTGTACCACAGCTACCTACTCCCTGGAGAGCCCCGGAGTCGTTGGTGTGCTCAACAGGGAGCTGCT TGCTGATAACACTGTCAGTGCTATTACTGGCTATGCTAAGGCCAAGGACCCCTCTGAGCCCGCCAAGCTGGAAGTCACCTTCTTCGAGG ACTCTCCCCCCGGCAACTATTGGGTTCTGTCCACTGACTACGAGGGCCACTCCGTGGTCTACGGCTGCACCGACATCCTGGGCACCTTCCATGCTGACTTTGCCTGGATCCTGAGCAGAGAGTCCACCCTATCTGAGGAGAAACTGGAGGAGCTGGACAAGGTGTTCACCTCCAATGGCATCGACATCGACGTGATGACCGTCACCAACCAGAGCCAAGAGCTGTGCGCCGACATGCCTCTGTGGGCCTAA
- the apoda.1 gene encoding apolipoprotein Da, duplicate 1, translating to MTPLFALLLPLLLLPLVSAQVPHWGPCPEPAVQPAFSMKKFMGRWFEIAKLPAQFEKGKCIETNFSMKADQTIRVVSSEILKGELRTIEGTGVTEDLKNPAKLGISYSYVLPYSPYWILSTDYENSALIYSCTDVLRLFHMDFAWILGRTRTLPAATVDKAREIFTSSNIDVSRMVASRQQGCD from the exons ATGACGCCATTGTTTGCTCTCCTcttgcctctcctcctcctgcccctcGTCAGTGCCCAGGTTCCCCACTGGGGGCCTTGTCCGGAACCAGCCGTCCAGCCCGCCTTCAGCATGAAAAAG TTCATGGGTAGATGGTTTGAAATCGCCAAACTGCCTGCCCAGTTTGAGAAGGGGAAATGCATCGAGACCAACTTCTCCATGAAGGCTGATCAGACCATTAGAGTGGTCAGCTCTGAAATATT AAAGGGAGAGCTAAGGACTATCGAGGGGACAGGAGTCACAGAGGACTTGAAGAACCCAGCCAAGTTAGGCATCAGCTACTCTTACG TCCTGCCCTACTCTCCTTACTGGATCCTCTCCACTGACTATGAGAACTCAGCGCTGATCTATTCCTGCACCGATGTCCTGCGTCTGTTCCACATGGACTTCGCCTGGATCCTGGGCCGCACACGCACGCTCCCCGCCGCCACCGTCGACAAAGCCAGGGAGATCTTCACAAGCAGCAACATTGATGTTAGTCGGATGGTTGCCAGCAGGCAGCAGGGCTGTGATTAG